One Arachis hypogaea cultivar Tifrunner chromosome 18, arahy.Tifrunner.gnm2.J5K5, whole genome shotgun sequence genomic window, acttaataaaaaatatagaggATAAAATATGTAGGTTATTCAATATGCGGTTGAAGTTGATGCTGAATGTAGCTGTTTTCCTCTTGAATGGTTATTTCATTTTCGTTGGGGGAAAAAGACTGGAAAAATAAGTGGTGAGGCATACTTCTCTAATATGTATTAGTTAACAAATAGTTTCATTTTACAGGTCATTGAAAAAGCACTTGAAGTTGGAGCAGATAGTAGTCAGTTTCCTTCTAGTTGGATATTTCATTCACGTGAAAAAAAGCCTGGCAAGGCTTTTGTTGATGGTTTGCTTTCTTACTTTgtgttgaaaataaaattaagcaTTTTGTTGGTACATGTAACATGGATTGTATCACACTGTTTCATTCATGCTGAAATTTCCAATCATCTATTTAAAAGAATATATTTACCTATaacatttatttcatttttaataaatatagtcTTTTTCTTCTGCATGCATTTTATATGAAATGTTCCATACTTCCCATttcccaaaaaaaataaaatgtaaaccATGCTAAACATTTATGAATTTTCATGCGATGGCAGGGAAACAAATTGACTTTATTACTGCTGGTGGCAGGGTATGCCAATCTGAACACTTCCCTTGATTGTCTTTTGTCATtgtgttttctatttttctgATCTGAAGATGCTCTTGGTCCCTAGACCACTGCGTATGTGCCAGAGTTGCAAAAGCTGAGTGGATCACAAGATGTGAAAGAAATTGGAAAATCTAGAAGGCAAACCTCAAAGAAAAAAAGTATTGATGATGACGATGAAGATAATGAGAAACCAACAAATGGGGAAGAGGATGATTTGGGAAGTCTTAAATCAAAGAAGGCGAAAAAAGCAGGAGGTGGAGGTAGGAAGCCTTCCAAAAAGAAGTCTGAGGAAAGTGACTATGATAATGATGGCGATGCCGGTTctgatgagaatgatgataatgataatgttGAGAAGAAGAAACCAGGAGGGAAGCAATCAAAGAAAAGAGTTCAAAGCAGTCAAAATAGTAGGAATGCTAGAAGGAAAGTTAAGTAGCCACTATTACGTAGCTTGCTAGCTGCTGTGCTATTCCCTCGAGAACAAGTGAACAACAGAAGGATGGATTATTTTGTACCTGCAACTTAGATTAACTATCTTATGTGTTCTCTGTGTTATCTATTGCCCGGTTGGGCTTCCTCAAATCAATCATGacctattttaattatttcaaccAGAAAATTGGGATAAAGGGATCAGCTGACAGGTTTTGTACTTATTGTTAGTAGTCATGTCTCCAAAAATCATGATTATAGTTGTTTCTGAAAATAGAATGGTTAGAGTTATGAAAATACAGGTCAATTTTCATTCTTCATTAGTGATTCAACTAATATAAATTCGATAACCATTTGTGTAAGGAAGTGATTGAGATTGGATTAGCTCATGCCTCATCACATCTCAATCAAGTTTTTACCATATTGTTGCGAAAGCATCAAGGTAATAAGTCATCATGACCCTAAAACAAATAAAAGCCTGATCTGTTCTGAAAATACATTGCCATAGTATTGGTACCCAAACGCTTTGTTTTGTTGCTGCCGAGAATcacaaatgaaataaaaaatcgcAATTTCTTCTAAAGCATTAAAGGAAACGGAAAGAAAACGAAAAGGAACAAATATAACACGACAATAATTCTTAGTTCTTTCGTTCCGTTTGCTTGCATGACGGTTAATTGTTCAAAAACAGTTAATTTTCTGTATATATTACGGAGCCACTTACATTAAACCGACATTTCAGAATACGGTAGGAATAAAttgcagaaaaaataaaaataagtgaaGAAAAAGGGAGGAACAGGTCTATGTGTTTTTTCATTGAAACTTAGAATCCAACTGATATATGGTGTCCAAGACATTGAAACCAAAATGAAGTTAGAATGTAATTCAAGCTATACTATAGACAACTGCAAACCCTAACAGCTAATCACAGTAGTATCAATACTTCAATACCTAAAAAGCTACTTGAGAATCTATCTAAACGAGGTATTTGTTCTAAGATTTCTTTTCTTCACAAGAGCATTTGAAACATGCATAGGAAATTATTCGTACTGGAACCAATCCTTGGTACATGTAATGGCTTCAAGAGTTAGAGCCCCCAACGAACACCTATAGCTATCCATTTTTCTAATTTGCATGTCAAAAGCAGAATCTGCAGAAAGAGTGGATACAGGTATAGACAAAATATCAGATGCCATTCTAGACAAAGTGGGGTACTTCCATTCCTTTCCTCTCCACCAGTTTagaatatcaaattcttgtactTGAGGCTCCAGAGGTTCTTCCAAATACTCACTCAATTCTGAATTAAATTGATGGTCACCAGCGAAGTCAGATATAAAAAGTTCAATATCAAAAAGCCCATCTTCAGCAAAGAGAGATCCATTAAGTGACTCTTCATGGCAGGGCTTGGGCTCAGGCTCAGGCTCAGGCTTGTGCACTATAGTAGCCTCGTTCCCTTCATCACCATTTGTTGCTGAAGAAGGAAGCATTTGTATGATATATTCAACAAACAGTTCATGTAGACCATCCTCAACAATTCTTAGCCGTGGTTCAGAATTCTGACCAAATATCCTCGCAAAAGTGGATTCTACAAGTTTCATTTTATACCTTGGGTCCATGGCTACAGCAGCAGCCAAGATGAGGCAGCTTTCTCTCCAATACCGATCAAATTTCTCTTGCAAAGGCATAACCAGTGTACTGTAGAAAGGGTCCTGGCTGAATGCTGCGTGTGTCAACTCTAGCAAAAGGTTTGATGCTTCAGGGAAAAACAAGTTTGCAGTTGGGTATGGTCGAATAGTTAAGATGTTAGCTGCATCGTACAAATACTTTAAACACATGCAGAGCTTTTCCACATGCTTCCAGTCGTCCATAGTAAGATTCATTTTATAATCAGGACCGGAGTCATCAAAGCAACCAAAGACTTCCTTTAATTCACAGGCAGCAGCAAGCATTCGATAAACTGTATCCCATTTATTTTGATCATCAACTAAGAGCTCCATCATACTAGGGACTTGAAGCTGTCGCTTTAACGCAAAAAACTTCTCTTCATGAAATTCTGAAGATTTCACATACTTCACACTCTCGCGAATTTTACCAACAGTTTCTTTCATTGCCGACAGTGCATCTAATGCAAGGCAACTAAGCACACGAGCATAACAGTTCTGGCTTAATAACTGACCATCAAAGATCACAGGGTTCTTAACAGAGAGGAGACATCTGAGATTTCCCATCAAAGTCCCATTTGAGAATAACTTATCAAGTGTGATGGTGAATAGCCGACCCTCCAAATGCCAATCATTTATGCAAGAGAGTATAGTTTGATTCAAGGAATTGTCAGAATCAGGAAAAGGCACCATCATAACACTGAGAATGGGATGATGTAAGTTCCAATCACCACCAATGAAGTGTCCTCGAAGAAAAACATAGGCCAATGTCTGGTTTGAAGTCCAATAATCCACAGTAAGGTTGACTCGTCCAGGAATCCCATTGATGACATGTAAGAGGTTTTGCTTTTCTCTGAGGTACATTGCGACGCAATCCCCTTGAACATCTTTTAAGCTTAGTGGATTGTACTGAGGTTGAAGTAACCGCACAAAATCAATGAAACCCTGGTGTTCCACAATATGAAGTGGATAGTCATGCAAAATGATCATCTTAGCTATGTTGTCATTGCATTGCTCCTGGTCAAATGGTATGTGGGCATCGTGAGACATTGCTTTTGTGAAATGTTTCTTTGGCGGCTGAACATTATCTTCTCCAGAAGGGGTTTGGTGATTTTTCAGACAGATTCCTAATGAAATGTGCCTCTTGAGATGGCTTGTGCCAGATTGTTTTGAACCTGTCATGTATGCAAATTCCTTATTGCATTGTTTACAGTAAGCCTTAGCACATCCAGGGCTAACAGTTTTCACAGTGAAGTACTCCCAGACAATAGATTTCTTTCGGCTTCGCATATCGGTTTATGCTTCTGAATCAGTGACAGGGGCTACAAGATTATTAACGTCCACCATAGCAGGAATAATCctagaaaaacaaacaaaagaattaAACAATTAGAAAGGAGTACGAAGGGATTATC contains:
- the LOC112769301 gene encoding zinc finger BED domain-containing protein DAYSLEEPER-like, with the protein product MRSRKKSIVWEYFTVKTVSPGCAKAYCKQCNKEFAYMTGSKQSGTSHLKRHISLGICLKNHQTPSGEDNVQPPKKHFTKAMSHDAHIPFDQEQCNDNIAKMIILHDYPLHIVEHQGFIDFVRLLQPQYNPLSLKDVQGDCVAMYLREKQNLLHVINGIPGRVNLTVDYWTSNQTLAYVFLRGHFIGGDWNLHHPILSVMMVPFPDSDNSLNQTILSCINDWHLEGRLFTITLDKLFSNGTLMGNLRCLLSVKNPVIFDGQLLSQNCYARVLSCLALDALSAMKETVGKIRESVKYVKSSEFHEEKFFALKRQLQVPSMMELLVDDQNKWDTVYRMLAAACELKEVFGCFDDSGPDYKMNLTMDDWKHVEKLCMCLKYLYDAANILTIRPYPTANLFFPEASNLLLELTHAAFSQDPFYSTLVMPLQEKFDRYWRESCLILAAAVAMDPRYKMKLVESTFARIFGQNSEPRLRIVEDGLHELFVEYIIQMLPSSATNGDEGNEATIVHKPEPEPEPKPCHEESLNGSLFAEDGLFDIELFISDFAGDHQFNSELSEYLEEPLEPQVQEFDILNWWRGKEWKYPTLSRMASDILSIPVSTLSADSAFDMQIRKMDSYRCSLGALTLEAITCTKDWFQYE